The following DNA comes from Methanobrevibacter ruminantium.
TCTTCTGTTAATATTCCTTTTTTTGCATCACTTATTTGTGTCATTATTTATCTCCAATTTTATTTTGATAATGCTAGATTATTATAAAATCAATTTCCTAAGAATCCTTTATTTTCTTTGAATCATGTTGAGGAATCTCTAAATTTAAATTCAAATATATTTTATTAAAGTAAAGTTTAATTTAATTCTATTTTACTTGATTTTATAATTTTATTTAATGTATTTTATCTAATATAAAGATATCTATTTTATACAGCCCTTATTTGGAAAATAAAGCATTTATAGGCCTTTTTTATCAATTAGCTTTGATATATATCAAATACATTTTATTAAATTTTAAGTTTTTTTAAAAATTGATGAAAAAATTCTAAAAATCAAAAAACAATAAAGAAAATGAAATTCAATTAACAATCAGAAATTATGAAAAATTTTAGAAAATGAGAATAATGAAAAATAGTAAAAAATAGTTAAAATAAGAAAAAAATAAGAAAAAAATAGAAAAATAGAATTATATATAAAAATCCATCATTCTAGTATATGCATCATCATAAGTAGGCATATTTGTTTGACATCCTTGCTTTTCAACAACAAAGGATGAAACTGATGAAGCAAATTTAGCAGCTTCTTCTAATGAAGCACCATAAATAAGCCTAGATACGAATCCTGCCTTATAAGAATCTCCTGCTCCAGTAGGATCAACAGCAGGCCTATAAATAGATTCGACTTCTATTTTGCCTTCATCCGGACTATAAATGATACTGCCTTTAGAACCACAGGTCATTAGAACAACTTCTGGACCTAAATCCATCAAGCCATTGATATCAACATTCATAGACTCTTGAATACGCTTGATTTCATGATGATTTCCAAAAAGAATATTGACGTTGGAAATGACTTCCTTCAATTTATTAGGACTGTACATTCCAAGGTCTTGTCCTGGATCGAAGGATACCAATCTTTCCTCTTCCTTAGCAACAATTCCGGTTTTGCAATTGAAATGAGGATCGCCTGTTGCCAAATGAACTGCCTTAAATTCCTTAATCTTATCTCTTGGAACTTCACTGTCATGGAACTCTTTTCCAGCACCCCAGTAGAAATAACTGATTTGATCTTGATTGTTGTTTGTCATGACAAATGCTGTTGGAGTACTCTCCTCTTGGGATATGATTAAAGCTTCAGTGTCAACACCTAACTTTTGCATATTCTTGTGATAATGAGAATCAATGAATTCACATCCTACAGCAGAAACCAACCCAGTTTTCATTCCTAAAGTCGCACCAATCATTGCAACATTTGCTGCTGCACCACCATTCAAGTTTTTCATGGTTTTCATAGGTGCAGAATTATTGGCTTTAGGAAACTCATCAACTGTGATGATGTAATCCAATGCAGTATGTCCCACCGCTAATAAATCTTTTTTTACACTCAAATAAATACAACCCTTTTTGCTCTTGTTTTTAACTGTTTAAACCGTTTTAACTGTTAGTAAAAAAATCAATGAAAAAGCATTAAAAACTTTATCAATGACTTTTTTAGATAAAATAAGATTAAATATGGTTATTTTTAAAAAAATAATACCAATTATCATCTTATTAATGAATTAAATAATATTTACTGATTTAAATTTAGAAAAAATTCAATCATAAAATATTATTGAATTGAAAAATTTTTTTCTAAAATTAGTACAATATTATTTTAGACTTCCCAATATTTAATGATTTTTATTAACATATGTTATGTAAAATTTTTCGAGAGAATCGAAACAAAAAATCATCAACATTTAGTAATGAATATTTTATTTTTATAATAATTTTAACTTGCGATAGCATTTGAAAACTAATATTTTTTAATTCCTTCAACTTTACTAAATTAAAAATATTAAAAAAATTGTATTAAATTAAAAAATTTAATTAAATTTCAATTTTTAAAAAGAAAAATATATAAAAACTAAACATTAAAATTAGAATTATATCACGAAGTGAATAATATTTATTTTTGATTATAAATTTTATAAAATGGGGGCTAAATTATTAGCAAGATTAATAAAATAAAAAGTGTTTTAACATTATTTTTTATTATTATGGCAATATTTTGTCTTATAAGTTCTATTAGTGCAGTAGAATTATCTAATAATGATATAAATAAAAATATTGATGATAATATAATAAATACTATCGAAACAAGTGAAGAAAACAATGACATTGCAAACACAATTGAAATTGAAAGTCTGAATTCAGAAAGTATCCAAGATGAAACCTCTTTAAATCAACTTAAAGAGAGTAATTCCAATTCTATCTATGTTTCTACAGATGGAGATGATATAAATGGTGATGGAAGCAAAAATAAGCCATTTGAAACCATTAAACAAGGAATTGATAATAGCATAAATGGATCAACAATATATCTATCTGAAGGAGAATTTGAAGGATTCAATCTTACAATAGATAAAACATTAACTATCGAGGGTAAGACAGATAAGACCATAATTGATGCTAAAAATATCGCTAGAATATTCATAATGAACTCCGATGCCAAATTAACATTGATAGGGTTAAACCTAATCAATGGGAACATCATTGCTGATGGTTCAGGAGTTGGAGGATCCATTTACAATAATGGAGGTGAATTGACTTTAATCAATTGCACAATAAAGGACTCCTATGCAGACCTGTATGGTGGAGCAATATTCAATAATAATGGAAAATTGACCATAATTAAATCAAATATAATAAATAACAGCGCAGTCCAATATGGAGGGGCAATCTACTCATCAGGAATAACAGAAATTGAAAAGTCATATTTCAGAGAAAATCATATCACAGCTGAAAAGGGAGTGGGAGGAGCTATTGCATGTGGAGGAATTGCACATATCGAAGACACAGTCTTCTTTAAGAATTATGCAATATATTCTGCAGGAGCAATACTCTCCCTAGCAAATACCACAATAAACAACTGCAGCTTTATTAATCAGACCACAGAATATACTGGAGGAGCAATAAGCAATCACAATTATATGATAATCAACAACAGCCAATTTATAAATGGATATTCAAGATTTTATGCAGCTGCAATCCTTGCACCTCTAAGTGGACAGCATGTTGTAACTGAAGTTTACAATACTGTCTTTGATGGGAATCATGTAACCAATCATGCTGCAGTCTCAAACAACTTTAAGGACACCGAACTTAAAATGGAAAATTGTGCACTTGTAAACAATTACATCCTTACAATGGGTGTGAAAGGTTATGGAGATGTTGCATTGGATGACAACGCTTCCTTATTATACTGCTGGTGGGGACAAAATGAAATAGGCAATTACTATTCCCCACATAGTGACGCTTGGGAAGCATGGAAAATAAATGCATCAAAATGGTTAATCATGACCTTTACATCAAGCAATGAAATCATAGCCCAAGATAAAAATAATGTGCTGACTGTAAGTTTGCACCAATTCTTTGATAATGAAACTAAAGAAATTTACGATTATGATGAAGACATTAACTTGCCTCTTTCAGTTAAATTCTATACAAGCACTGGAAAAGTAATAGATAACGTAATTATGAAAAACGGTACTGCAGTTCTCAACTACAAGCCGGAACTTAATGTGAGATATGTTTATGCTCAGTTAAACAACCAAACATTAAACATTTCAGTTAAAATGAAAGATGAATCCAAGCTTATAGTGAATAATTTAACAAAATATTATTTGGAAAACAAGCCGTTAACCATTAAATTGACAGATTCAAATAATTTATCCCTTACTGAAAAAACAGTCATTATAAAAATATCTGGAAAAGAGTATCAAAAGAAAACAGACACTAAGGGAATGATTAACTTAGGCATTGATCTTTCTCCAGGAACCTATAATGCAGTAATAAGTTTTGAGGATGATGATTACAGAAATCAAAAGAAAACCGTGAAAATAACTATATTGAAAAATAAGCCTTCCATAAATGCTAAAAATAAAAGCTTTAAGGATAAAACTAAAATTAAAAAGTATAGTGTTGTACTTAAAAATAGTTTAGGAGAGACCTTGAAGAATAAGAAAGTTACCTTAAAAGTTAATGGGAAAACTTATAATGCTAAAACAGATGCAAACGGCAAAGCTGTCTTTAAAATAAACAAATTAACTAAAAAAGGAACATTTAGCGCAAAAATCAGCTATGCTGGAGACAAATCCTACAGCAAAGTAAACAAAAAAGTTAAGATAACAGTTAAACAGTCTTTTAAAACCGTTTCAAGAGGAAGCAAAGATAAATCAACAGTTAAAAAAATCCAAAAGGCATTGAAGAAAAATGGATATTACTTAACTTATAAAAAACATTACCTAAAGATTGATGGGATTTATCAAAGCCATACCGAAAGATCCGTTAAGGAATTCCAAAGAGATAATGGATTAAAAGTTACAGGAAAAGTGGATGAAACAACAGCTAAAAAACTTAAAATAATATGAATTAAGAAGATGTCATGACATATTCAATATTTATTCTATGGAAAAATAATATTAAATATTGAAACAATGCACAATAAATATGAAAATTTATAAATAAACAGATACAATATGTAATAATATAGATTATTTTATAAATTTTTTATAAAATCTTATTTTATTATAAATTTAGCGGTTAAATCAAATTAGTGGTTAAATTGTAATGCGACTGAAAATTTGAAAAATAATTGATTGTCTGATGTATTATGAAAATATATTGGATAATTGATAGCGGATGGTGGTTTTTATTTCCGAAGAAGAAATTGAAACTTTAAAAGAAAGATTAGCTAAGAAAGATGACAAACTTAAAAATCAGGCAAGCGAATTGAATCATTTAACAAATGAAGTCATTCCTGAATTGAAAAAACAGAACAAAGAACTAAAAATAGTTAAAAAAGAACTTACTGAAGCATTGGAAGCAAGCACAAAAAAATATTTTAATCAATTAGAAATCAATGCGGATTTAAGTGAAAGCGTTGCTAAAAAAGGTGCTGGTCTTCAATTAGCTAAAGTCAGATTGGAAGAAATTGAAAAGCTAGTTATTGAACTTGAAGCAAAAGCTAATGAAAAAGAAGCAGAAATTGCCGCTACAGAAGACTTGTCTGATGAAGAAAAATCAATTGTTGATCAACTTAACAATAAGGTCGATAAATTAAGCAAAGAGTTAGAAGCAAAAGACAGAGTTATTGACAATAAGGAAAAGGAAATCATAAGAAAACAAAACCAATTAAAAGACAAGAACTCTGAAATAGCTGACTTGAAAGAAAATCTAATTCCTAAACTCAAAGCTGAAACTGCTGAAATCAATGCTAAAATGAAAGCTAAAGATGCAGAACATGAAGCTGAGAATGCAGGAATTGGAGGAACAATCGCTAAGTTAGAAGCGGAAATTAAAGACCTAAACGAAAAATTAGATAACAAACAGAGAGATTACAATAAGTTAAGCACTGCAATGAATGCAAAAGACAAAACCATTAACTCTCTTAAAAACAAAAACCAACAATTATCTGAACAGCTTAAGAACCAAGACAACAAAGGATTCTTTAGCAAAATCAGAGGCAGATAATTATAATTAGATTAATTAATTTTTATTAATTAATCACTTTTCTTTTTTTACAAATTTTATACACTATACTATTTTTAGAATAATAATTTTTTATAGTAATTATTTTTTAAGTAATTATTTTTTTAGAAAAAATTCTATTTTTAAAAATAAAGTTTTAATATAATCGAACAAATAATTGTGGGATTATTTTGAAAAAATGGAAAAATTTACAAAAATAGAAAATAAAAAAAATAAGAAAAATAGTTTAAAGTAGATAACCCCCAACTACTAGAAAAGATTTTGGTCTAGGTTTTGCGCCCCACAGGGGCGGAAAAGCTGGGTTTAAGCTTCTTGTCTTAACCTTTTAACAACAAAGTCCTTATCTAAAGAGAGTAAGAATGAAGCTGCTCTTGGCCCTTGTTTTTGACCGAGAATCAATTTGTAAATAGCTTGGAAAGCCTTTTGTGGTTTTAATCCATGGCTTTCTAAAACTTCATACATAGCATCATGCAATTCTTCAGCAGATGAGAACTCTTTTTCTTCCATCAAATCAGCAAGATCTTTCAAGAATGCAATTTGATCATCTGGAAGTGGTAATTTTGGAATTGAGTTGTATTGAACTTGGAACTTGACGAATTTAGGAGCATATTTGTCTAACCAAGCGACTACATTATCTACTCTTTCTTCATATTGAGCCAATTCAAGTTCGGTTAAGTCACAGAAGTCCTTATCCTTAAAGCTTTTAGTCAATTGGGAATTCTTTTTCAAAATTCCAAAAATCTTTTCAAGGTCCTTTTCTCCAACAATTTGATAAGCATTTACCAAGAATCTGAAAGGAGGTCTGAATGGTAAAGGCGCATCTGCCTTGATTTGAGCATTCTTATAAATGCTTTTGAATTTTCTGCCTTCTTTTTCAGATGGAGCTTCTTCCTCTCCGTAGAATACCCTTTCAACTTTATCAAAGGTGTCCATGAAGTCTAACCATGGCATTTTTGGAGAGAAGTCTTTGGATTTCATAGGTTTGCTTCTGAATAAGTAATAGTTAAGACTTTCTGCAGGTCCGATTTCCAACCATTGTTCTGGAGTGAAGAATACACCATGAGACTTACTCATTGCTTCACCATCCAATGTGATCCATTCATATGGAACTGGATATGGTGCTGGGTAATCAAAAATCTCTTCAGAGATAACGCTACTTACATCGTAAGATCCACCAGCTGCTGCATGGTCTTTTCCAAATGGTTCACAAGTGGTTCCGAAGATTTTCCATCTTGCTGCCCATTCAACTCTCCAGGTAAGTTTACCGTTACCAGATTTGATGTCCATTTCACCGTCGTGACCGCACTCACATCTGTATTTTACAATGTCTCCATCGAAGTCATATGCTTCTGTGGTGTTTACTCTTCCACATTTTTCACAGATTGGGTTGTATGGCAACCAGTGGTCTGCGAGTGGCTCTCTTCTGTATTGGTCAAAAATGGCTTTGATTTCATTATGCTTTTCAAGGGAGATTCTGATTGATTCAAGGTAATCCCCATTTTTGTACATTTCAAAACCGGATTTAGGGGTTATTTCAATACCATAAGCATCAAGAACTTTGAATAAAGGTTTTTCAAAGTGTTCTACAAAGTTTTTACAGCATCCTTCAGGACATGGAATCATAGAGTATGGCATACCTAAGTATTGGTCATAAGATTCAGGAAGTGGGAATGGAACTTTTCTGAGAGGGTCATGGTCATCTGCAATCCAGATGGTTTCTGCATCATTTCCCAATTCACGCAATGCTTTTCCAATAGCATTTGCAATGAATACGTCACAAGAATTTCCAATATGTATAGAACCTGATATAGATGTACCACTTGCTATGACATGTTTTTCTACATCTATTTCATTTAATTCATCAGCGATTCTTTCAATCCAATGTTTCATTGTTTCACCATAATAATTATAAAAGCTGCTTTCAATTTAATGTGTTTAATATTCCAAACTATATATGAAAGCAATAATGAAGTAATAAATTAATATGAATTTGATACTATTTTGATAATATTTCGATAATAAATATCCAATATAAATATCCTAATAATTTATTATATTATATATTTTTATTATCATCTTATAAAAAATTAATTACAAAAATTAGAGATTAATCAAAAAAATCTGGAAAAAATTATAATAAAAAATAGATTTGGAAAATTTTTTTAAAAATTTATAGAAATTTTATAAAAATAGCCATTAAAGGATGTAAATAGGATTCTAAAATAAGAACCCTATTAAGTGGAAAAATAGAGTCAAGCTCTATATAAAAATAAATTTAAAATAATAGGCAAAAAACAATGCCTATGAAAATTAATTAATTAATAAATCAATTAAACTTCAAGATCAATCAATAAGTCAAAGATAAGTAGATTGAACTTATTGTTCAAATCTACGTCTGTCGATTAATTCTTGACGTTTACCTGCGTTCCATCCACCGTTTGCAGATTTAGCGTGACCTACTTGTTGTACGTAACCAGTAATTCTGTCATACCATTCCACATCAGCAGTTTCACCACAGGAAGGACATTTGTTGCTTAATCCTTTCATTAAGGTTTTACAGTGTAAACAGAAACTGAATGCTGAACTGTAAGCCCAGAAACCAATGTCAGATTTTCTTGCAATCTTATTGGTTAAGCTCATTAATGCATCAGGATCAGAGTATGATTCACCCATGAATGCATGGAAGATGTGTCCACCAGGAGTTAATTTGTGGTATTGGCCTTCAATTTTAACTTTGTCTGCAAAGGAAATGTCACTGTTTACAGGTACGTGTGAGGAGTTAGTGTAGTAGTTAGCTCCATTGTCACCTTGTAAGATTGCTTTATCTCCGAATTGCTCTTTATCCAAGGTTGCAAATCTGTATGCAGTTGATTCTGCAGGAGTTTGCAATACAGACCATCTGAGTCCAGTTTCTTCTTGTAAGGATTTTGCTCTTGCATTGATGTATTCTAAACATTTGATACCGAATTTGTTTGCATCTGGGTTGTCGATACCTTCACCGAATAATGCAAGCAACATTTCATTAAGACCACAGAAACCAAAGGATAAAGTGGAGTTTTGGATTCTGTAATAGGTCTCACCATCAACATCTTGATTTAAGAATGGTAAGATGTCAAAGTTGTTTAAACAGTTAAGACCTTGGTTTCTTCTAATCATTAAGGTTTCAACAGCTAAATCCATGTAGTTGTCTAAGTATTCGAATACATCGTTTTCATCTCTGGATTGGTATCCGATTCTTGGTAAGTTTAAGGTTACGTAAGCTAAGTTACCGGTTCTTAAACAGTCTTGTTCCCAGTCACCAGTCCAGGTGTCTTGGAGACAGGTTCTGCAACCCATATAGTTAGCCATTTGACCTCTGTATTTAGGTAACATGTTTACAAAGTAGGATGATCCGTATTTTGCAGAAAGTTCATGAACTAAACGGATATCGTCTTCATAGTCCCCTTTTAAGGTCTCTTCACGTAAAGTATAAATAGTATTTGGGAATAAGTGAGGTTTACCTTCGGAATCTCCTTCAAGCAAGATTTCAGTGAATGCCTTTTGGATCATTCTGGTTTCATCTTCAAAGTCAGCATAAGTTCCTACTACTTGTCCTTTTGGACCGTATGCAGTAACATCTTGCAAGAATTTTGGAACTCCGAATTCTAATTGCATGCTTGTAAATGGAACTTGGGAACCTCTTGCTGCATAAGCCATGTTCAAGTTGTAAACTAACATTTGAATAGCTTGTTTTACTTCATCATAACTTCTGCCGGTTGCAAATGGTGCAACAAATACGTTCCAGAGAGACATAGCTTGTCCACCAGACATGTTTTGCTGTGCTGCTAACATGATTTCTCCAGTATGGTTCATTAATGTTTCCATATGGGAAGGAGGTGCAGCAACTGAAGTGTGGTCTCCAGTACCGTCTACTTTAAGACCATGTTTGATGAATGCTCTTATATCATGTTGGAGACAGTTTAATGGTCTTCCAGCAAAGAATTCCAAGTCGTGAATGTGAATGTCACCAGACATGTGTGCATCAGCTAAGTGAGCTGGTAACATGTGTAAGAGAGCATATTGTTTTAATGCTTCATCAGCAACATATTTGTGAATGGATTCAGGGTTATGCATCATGTTTGCATTGTCTCTTGAACCGTTTTCAATTAAGGAAGTGATGTTGTAAACAGGAATACCTAAACGAGTGTATCTGCTTCTTAAATCTTCTAATCCGTATTCTACAAGTTTTGTGTTTACAATTTCCCTAATCATTGGAGCGGTAAGGTATTCGACATTGAGTTTTTTAAGTTCTTTCCAAACTTCAGTAGCAATTTCAAAAGCGGTTTCTTGGGAAGCACCAGTTTCTTCAACTAAGGTACTTGCAATTTTTGCCATGTCGAATGCTTCAATTTTATCTCTGGAAGAACGTACTTTTAAAGTAGTTTTTGCTAAGTATTTGTTAGCTGATTCAGAATCTACTTCTTCCAAGCATTCGTAAACAATCTTTTTGATCTCTTTAGTGCTGATTCCATCGTATAAGTTTTCAACAACAGTTGAGACAATTCTTTCAGATTCAAAGTATGGAGCATCAACCATAACTAAAGACTTTAACAATTTCTCATAACTGAAAGCTTCACAAACACCGTTGTTTTTCTTAACGGTGATTTTAGCTCTTCTAATATCGTTTTCTACATTATCGACTTTTTCCACTTTAACACCTTCATTTTAATAAAAAATCAAATAATAAATAATTAATTTAATAATTATGTAATCATGAAAATTTAGATAAAACTTTCAAAGTGATTACTAATAATTATGTACTTACATGTATAATATCCGTTAGAAATTATACGAAAGTTAGTAACTATACAAAAAGTTAGTTACTTCACGAAATAATATATGTGATAAGATGTATATAAATCATTCGTTTTGATACGAACAAAATATATTGTAATACTTATGATTGGAAAATATTTAAAACAAATTTAAAAAAATTAAAAAATTAAATAAATAAAAAATTATAGATTAAGGAATTAACATTAGTATTAAGCTTAATCAATGAAATAAGAATCCAATAGAAATCATTACCCAAATGCGAAACAAACAACAATTATTTTCCAAAGAACACATCTAATGAACTTTGTTTTGATTTATCACTTTCAAATAATGAATTGATACCAAATTCTTGAATTTCCAATCTTTGCTCAAGGTAGTGAGATACAGGATATCTGTTTACAAGGTTCTGTGAAATTTCAAGATACTTGACTACAGATCCCTTGGATACGCTTAAAATCAGGTCTCCACCACATTTACATTTACCGGTTAAAGGCATTCTTCTATACTTTGCACCGCATTTAGGACATCTAACCTTCTGCTTGGAGAAAGCTCTTGAATTTCCCATAATGTCCGGCAAGAAGTGAGAGGACAATACTCCTTCTACAACTCCCCTTTGGTCAACTGCCCTAATGAGTTCAGCCAAATTGATTTGAGCTTCCACTTTCTCCTTCATGGAACCTAAACGTTTGTATAAGCAAACTTTTGGCCCTGCATGAATGCTTGAAGTATGGTGTGAAAACATCAAGTCATGATACTGCCTGTCAGTACCTAAATGCTTAGCAACATTATCCACCAAATCCAACATATCTGCAGGTTTTAAAGGTTCCTGAGATCTTTCAAAGAATTCCAATGGGAATCTTTCAAATATGTCAAGGTTATGTGATTCATCATCAATCTCCTCGGGATCTATACGGGTGGATAAAACCAAAGGAGCATCCATACTTCCTCCACGAGTGCTTGGCAAGTATGATTTTGAGAAATTGATCAATGCATCCAACAGCAATAGCACGGAATCCTCATCACTGTCACAGTTTCTCCTTTTTGCAGAATGGAAATAAGGGTGTGCATAACATCCTAATGCCTTGGTGAATCCGACTATACGGCCCAATACTCCTGCAGATGTGTGTGGAGCAAGACCTGCAATAAGATGCCCGATCAAGCCATATTTGTCCTTTACATTATAGAACCTTTCCATTCCATAATATCTCTCAAGCAAATCATCCACGAAATTAGCTACACCTACCAAATACTCACCGCAATTATCAGAAACTACAATATCCTGAACCTTAAGTTCAATGATTTGATCCTCACTGACAATGTCTTCACCATAGCAGTCTTTAGTATATCCCATTTCCAATAATTTTGGAACAGTTACTCCAATTTCTTTTGGGATGAAGTGAGTTAGTGGCAAGTCAGTGGAGTCATGACGAATAGTTCCTTCTTTAAAGGTGAACACTTCATTCTTTGCTCTTAAGATACCTTTCTCCAAAGGTTCTGGAAGCTTGTCTTCAGAGATTAAACCTATAACTCCCTTAACTTCATCAACTTTACGAACCCCTACATTATTGGAAGCTTTTGAAAGCATATGTGCCAAATTGATATCCTTTTGACCGGACTTGCCGATAACAGTAGGAGATCCACAATGTGGACAAATAGCTTGGAATGAACTTAATCTGCAATCAGGATTGGTACATTCCCTTCTTGCAAATTCGACTTTAATCTTTTTCTTTTTGGCAGCTTCTGCAACCAAACGTCTGTTTCCACCATTGTTTCCAATAGGGAAAAGCACATGAGGAGCGGGTCTCATCAATCTTTCTTTTGATTTTTCAGGACGACCAACCCTTGTACCGATATAGCATGGAGCCTTATCCTTTATCTCGAAATCTATATTCTCATTGATGATGTCAACGACTTTCATCTTGTAATACTCATCAGAGAGATACTTGGAATAGTCTCCATTTATAGTCTTAAGTAAGCTATAAGCATGATCTTTGTCAATTATTACCTTCCCATCATTAAGCTTATGGCATAAGCCCATAACTTCTAAAATTCTCTTTTGATAAGATAATTCAAGTTCTAAATCCTCTCCATTTTGATATCCATTTTCCAGATAGTCCCTTCTTGTATCTAACCACTGGCCTAAATCAACTAAATCCTTAATGGATATGTCATTGTAATAATAAGTGTATTCAGGATGCAAAGGCACATTAAACTCTTCAGTGATCTTAAATGCCTCTTCAACTGTGAATTTCTTGGTTTGCAATGAATTCAAATTGAATGCCTCTTTCTCATCATCGGTGAATGATTGATATTTTTCTGAATTTCTTATTGTTTCAATCCACCATTCTTCACACCAGCAAGCACCTAACATTGGCTGGTTATTCCTTAGGAACTCACCAAATGCAACAAGCATGTCTCCAAGGAAAAGAATCTCAACAACTTTCCCCTTAACCTTTCTTGCATCTTCAATGGAATCCAATCTGCGGACTTCACCTGATTTTAACTTAACAGTTGGACCTTCAATTGAGTCTACAGGAACTACACAGTTACCTTTTCCAGGTCTTTCAATCTTTAGTTGTGTACCAACTGCCAAGAATTCCAATAGCTCCATTGTTGCAGGGTGAACACCCATAGTTGCAAGACCTGTGTTTCTTGAACGACCATATCTGAGTCTGAATCCTCCTTTTTCAGAAGGGTATCCTAAAACAGGCCTTCCACCAATGATATCGTGCGCATACTTTGAATGTTCAAAGAGTTCATCCTTATCAATGATATTGTCATCAATTTCCTCAACAACCTCTTCACCCTCGGATGGAGAACTCTCTTCTTCCTTAGATGAACCTACACCTTTAGCATATTCCTCTAAGAATTCCCAACTGTCCAAATTAAGTGTGTGGGCATATTTTAAAATCTTTTTGGATTTCTGGATAACACCTTCAACCATCGCAAGAAGAGCCCCACCTCTAATGTTATTGGTTTCTACACGAGGCAAGTCTCTGTGAG
Coding sequences within:
- a CDS encoding peptidoglycan-binding protein, yielding MAIFCLISSISAVELSNNDINKNIDDNIINTIETSEENNDIANTIEIESLNSESIQDETSLNQLKESNSNSIYVSTDGDDINGDGSKNKPFETIKQGIDNSINGSTIYLSEGEFEGFNLTIDKTLTIEGKTDKTIIDAKNIARIFIMNSDAKLTLIGLNLINGNIIADGSGVGGSIYNNGGELTLINCTIKDSYADLYGGAIFNNNGKLTIIKSNIINNSAVQYGGAIYSSGITEIEKSYFRENHITAEKGVGGAIACGGIAHIEDTVFFKNYAIYSAGAILSLANTTINNCSFINQTTEYTGGAISNHNYMIINNSQFINGYSRFYAAAILAPLSGQHVVTEVYNTVFDGNHVTNHAAVSNNFKDTELKMENCALVNNYILTMGVKGYGDVALDDNASLLYCWWGQNEIGNYYSPHSDAWEAWKINASKWLIMTFTSSNEIIAQDKNNVLTVSLHQFFDNETKEIYDYDEDINLPLSVKFYTSTGKVIDNVIMKNGTAVLNYKPELNVRYVYAQLNNQTLNISVKMKDESKLIVNNLTKYYLENKPLTIKLTDSNNLSLTEKTVIIKISGKEYQKKTDTKGMINLGIDLSPGTYNAVISFEDDDYRNQKKTVKITILKNKPSINAKNKSFKDKTKIKKYSVVLKNSLGETLKNKKVTLKVNGKTYNAKTDANGKAVFKINKLTKKGTFSAKISYAGDKSYSKVNKKVKITVKQSFKTVSRGSKDKSTVKKIQKALKKNGYYLTYKKHYLKIDGIYQSHTERSVKEFQRDNGLKVTGKVDETTAKKLKII
- a CDS encoding carbohydrate kinase family protein, translating into MSVKKDLLAVGHTALDYIITVDEFPKANNSAPMKTMKNLNGGAAANVAMIGATLGMKTGLVSAVGCEFIDSHYHKNMQKLGVDTEALIISQEESTPTAFVMTNNNQDQISYFYWGAGKEFHDSEVPRDKIKEFKAVHLATGDPHFNCKTGIVAKEEERLVSFDPGQDLGMYSPNKLKEVISNVNILFGNHHEIKRIQESMNVDINGLMDLGPEVVLMTCGSKGSIIYSPDEGKIEVESIYRPAVDPTGAGDSYKAGFVSRLIYGASLEEAAKFASSVSSFVVEKQGCQTNMPTYDDAYTRMMDFYI
- the nrdD gene encoding anaerobic ribonucleoside-triphosphate reductase, which gives rise to MEKVDNVENDIRRAKITVKKNNGVCEAFSYEKLLKSLVMVDAPYFESERIVSTVVENLYDGISTKEIKKIVYECLEEVDSESANKYLAKTTLKVRSSRDKIEAFDMAKIASTLVEETGASQETAFEIATEVWKELKKLNVEYLTAPMIREIVNTKLVEYGLEDLRSRYTRLGIPVYNITSLIENGSRDNANMMHNPESIHKYVADEALKQYALLHMLPAHLADAHMSGDIHIHDLEFFAGRPLNCLQHDIRAFIKHGLKVDGTGDHTSVAAPPSHMETLMNHTGEIMLAAQQNMSGGQAMSLWNVFVAPFATGRSYDEVKQAIQMLVYNLNMAYAARGSQVPFTSMQLEFGVPKFLQDVTAYGPKGQVVGTYADFEDETRMIQKAFTEILLEGDSEGKPHLFPNTIYTLREETLKGDYEDDIRLVHELSAKYGSSYFVNMLPKYRGQMANYMGCRTCLQDTWTGDWEQDCLRTGNLAYVTLNLPRIGYQSRDENDVFEYLDNYMDLAVETLMIRRNQGLNCLNNFDILPFLNQDVDGETYYRIQNSTLSFGFCGLNEMLLALFGEGIDNPDANKFGIKCLEYINARAKSLQEETGLRWSVLQTPAESTAYRFATLDKEQFGDKAILQGDNGANYYTNSSHVPVNSDISFADKVKIEGQYHKLTPGGHIFHAFMGESYSDPDALMSLTNKIARKSDIGFWAYSSAFSFCLHCKTLMKGLSNKCPSCGETADVEWYDRITGYVQQVGHAKSANGGWNAGKRQELIDRRRFEQ
- the lysS gene encoding lysine--tRNA ligase, with product MKHWIERIADELNEIDVEKHVIASGTSISGSIHIGNSCDVFIANAIGKALRELGNDAETIWIADDHDPLRKVPFPLPESYDQYLGMPYSMIPCPEGCCKNFVEHFEKPLFKVLDAYGIEITPKSGFEMYKNGDYLESIRISLEKHNEIKAIFDQYRREPLADHWLPYNPICEKCGRVNTTEAYDFDGDIVKYRCECGHDGEMDIKSGNGKLTWRVEWAARWKIFGTTCEPFGKDHAAAGGSYDVSSVISEEIFDYPAPYPVPYEWITLDGEAMSKSHGVFFTPEQWLEIGPAESLNYYLFRSKPMKSKDFSPKMPWLDFMDTFDKVERVFYGEEEAPSEKEGRKFKSIYKNAQIKADAPLPFRPPFRFLVNAYQIVGEKDLEKIFGILKKNSQLTKSFKDKDFCDLTELELAQYEERVDNVVAWLDKYAPKFVKFQVQYNSIPKLPLPDDQIAFLKDLADLMEEKEFSSAEELHDAMYEVLESHGLKPQKAFQAIYKLILGQKQGPRAASFLLSLDKDFVVKRLRQEA